One region of Paenibacillus polymyxa M1 genomic DNA includes:
- a CDS encoding helix-turn-helix domain-containing protein: MKVSEQMRPLINEKGLNPSDLAHLVGCSPQYMHNLLNGSRRWNETTLRKACDALGLEIKLVPKKLKENNN, translated from the coding sequence ATGAAGGTTTCTGAACAAATGAGGCCACTTATAAATGAAAAAGGATTAAATCCTTCTGATTTAGCTCATTTAGTTGGGTGTTCCCCGCAGTACATGCACAATTTGCTAAATGGAAGTCGTCGGTGGAACGAAACCACGCTTAGAAAAGCCTGCGATGCTTTGGGATTAGAGATCAAGCTGGTTCCTAAGAAATTAAAAGAAAACAACAATTAA
- a CDS encoding helix-turn-helix domain-containing protein codes for MSSYPNRIREIRKSQKKSGVQVAEFLGITPQFLYNIEKGSRTLNTEVASKLAEYFDVTVDYLLGRTEAEKDDRQYPEWATSKDIRDFKTILEEDAPVMFDGVPISEDDKEKIKRVMEAMFWDAKKNKKD; via the coding sequence ATGTCTAGTTATCCTAACCGGATAAGAGAGATTAGAAAATCACAAAAGAAATCAGGAGTACAAGTAGCTGAATTTTTAGGAATTACCCCTCAATTTCTATACAATATCGAAAAAGGAAGCCGAACTTTAAATACTGAGGTAGCTTCAAAATTAGCCGAGTATTTTGATGTAACCGTAGATTACCTTCTTGGCCGTACAGAAGCCGAAAAAGATGATCGCCAATATCCAGAGTGGGCCACGTCAAAGGACATTCGGGATTTTAAAACAATACTTGAAGAAGATGCGCCGGTAATGTTCGATGGCGTACCAATCTCAGAAGACGACAAAGAAAAAATTAAACGGGTCATGGAAGCTATGTTCTGGGATGCTAAAAAGAACAAAAAAGATTAA
- a CDS encoding ORF6C domain-containing protein, which produces MTLINPNQQPDFLSVVEKQMQLTEAQGMAIRGLVDGIKQMHLDVTEKVEEVQMMVQEVRDSVTLTDAECYQLQDAVRIRSITLTKDRYKETDGKFNETVGKYRRMIWSKLKVLFSVAKYSHIRRIDFDDSIYFVKDFRPEDYI; this is translated from the coding sequence ATGACACTAATTAATCCTAATCAGCAGCCAGATTTTTTGTCTGTAGTTGAAAAGCAAATGCAACTGACAGAAGCCCAAGGCATGGCAATTAGAGGCCTCGTAGACGGTATTAAGCAAATGCATTTGGATGTAACTGAAAAAGTGGAAGAAGTTCAGATGATGGTTCAAGAGGTTCGGGACAGTGTAACGCTGACGGATGCTGAATGCTATCAGTTACAGGATGCAGTAAGAATTAGGTCCATTACTCTCACAAAAGATCGTTACAAGGAGACAGATGGAAAATTTAACGAAACGGTCGGAAAATATCGCCGCATGATTTGGAGTAAGTTGAAAGTTTTGTTCTCAGTCGCGAAGTACAGTCACATCCGGCGCATTGATTTTGATGATTCCATTTACTTCGTTAAAGACTTTCGTCCAGAAGACTATATCTAA
- a CDS encoding ParB N-terminal domain-containing protein: protein MQIGISKIKVSDRIRKDFGGIEELAQDIEQNGLINPIVVTPDYQLIAGERRLRAHQFLGRSEVTVRVMEIKDFEHQLQLEISENEHRKEFTFSERVEWARRLEEVERLKARERMVGGKENLPDQPTGQVRDIVADQAGFGSGRQYDKAKFIAENATPEIIQQLDEGLISTHKAFVETKARLEAAVREAEERAELAERDKIELQRQYKDAIPADQLEDAISAAVERHEEETGIFIRQKEKEAEAQLKQRDEYWKNKLNDDLEKERLKVEQLKSGYQRAKEELESIKLQKPDDFNEQEAAAQMKRLRFEADSNTIQVSIHVKQFLQKVGITSFMLGAIGSASSSEKKRLSESLDMLEAFIEQLRPAVNGRKVVEK, encoded by the coding sequence TTGCAAATTGGTATCAGCAAAATCAAAGTCAGTGATCGTATCCGCAAGGACTTTGGGGGAATAGAAGAATTGGCCCAGGATATAGAACAAAACGGACTTATTAATCCTATTGTAGTAACACCGGATTATCAGTTGATTGCTGGAGAACGGCGGTTGAGAGCGCACCAGTTCCTTGGACGCTCAGAAGTGACGGTAAGAGTTATGGAAATAAAGGATTTTGAACATCAACTACAGCTTGAGATCAGCGAAAACGAACATCGCAAGGAATTCACGTTTAGCGAGCGAGTCGAGTGGGCGCGGAGATTGGAGGAGGTTGAACGTCTAAAGGCCAGAGAACGGATGGTTGGCGGCAAGGAAAATTTACCTGACCAACCAACCGGACAAGTACGGGACATTGTAGCGGATCAAGCAGGCTTTGGTTCCGGTAGGCAGTATGACAAAGCGAAGTTTATTGCGGAAAATGCTACTCCTGAAATCATTCAACAGCTTGATGAAGGTTTGATCAGCACTCACAAGGCATTTGTAGAAACCAAAGCTCGGCTCGAAGCTGCTGTGCGTGAGGCAGAGGAAAGAGCAGAGCTGGCAGAGCGGGACAAGATTGAGTTACAAAGACAGTACAAAGATGCCATTCCTGCGGATCAACTTGAGGATGCCATATCTGCGGCTGTTGAGCGTCATGAGGAAGAAACGGGCATTTTCATTCGTCAAAAGGAAAAAGAGGCAGAAGCACAGCTCAAGCAACGCGATGAATATTGGAAAAACAAACTCAATGATGATTTGGAAAAAGAACGTTTAAAAGTTGAACAATTGAAGAGTGGCTACCAAAGAGCTAAAGAAGAACTTGAGAGTATCAAACTCCAGAAGCCAGACGACTTCAACGAACAGGAGGCCGCTGCTCAAATGAAGAGGCTTCGCTTTGAAGCGGACAGCAACACGATCCAAGTGAGTATCCATGTGAAACAGTTTCTGCAAAAGGTTGGAATTACTTCGTTCATGTTGGGGGCAATAGGCAGTGCAAGTAGCTCTGAAAAGAAACGGTTGTCTGAAAGTTTGGATATGTTGGAAGCCTTCATTGAACAACTTCGTCCAGCCGTTAACGGTAGAAAGGTGGTAGAAAAATGA
- a CDS encoding phage replisome organizer N-terminal domain-containing protein, giving the protein MAEIKWIKLSTGMFDDEKIKIIEDMPEADTIIVIWLKLMTMTGRSNMGGYIMLTETIPYTEDMLISVIKRPLPVIKMALSIFERFGMLEVSEQGAFFLPNWEKHQNVDGMEKVREQTKKRVQKYRDKQKQLGSGEANSPVTGNATSNVTVTIGNETDKELDLELEKDSCWCLTPETEIKSEDEGIPFTRQDAVPVTPETDADSGQDEISSSDIDYRNAIANKYLQRRGKGLHITAADETSIDELLAASVPLQTALDGIDQSFDKFKPKHKRDGIRSLSYCATIIFSLHALREVDSKSKEDETPLDEVEPEIEVPTSEYTQVDIQNMLVKLRAKQGG; this is encoded by the coding sequence ATGGCAGAAATTAAATGGATCAAGCTCAGTACTGGCATGTTTGACGACGAAAAAATTAAAATCATCGAAGATATGCCCGAAGCTGACACGATCATTGTTATATGGCTTAAGCTAATGACTATGACAGGAAGATCAAATATGGGCGGTTACATCATGCTGACCGAAACTATTCCATATACAGAGGACATGTTGATTTCAGTGATCAAGAGGCCGCTGCCAGTTATAAAAATGGCTCTATCCATCTTTGAAAGATTTGGGATGCTGGAAGTATCTGAGCAAGGAGCTTTCTTTCTGCCTAACTGGGAGAAGCATCAGAATGTAGACGGTATGGAGAAGGTCAGAGAACAAACTAAAAAGAGAGTTCAAAAATATCGGGATAAGCAGAAGCAGCTTGGTTCAGGTGAAGCAAATTCTCCTGTTACAGGAAACGCTACTAGTAACGTTACAGTAACGATCGGTAACGAAACAGATAAAGAATTAGATTTAGAACTAGAAAAAGATAGTTGTTGGTGTTTGACGCCCGAGACTGAAATCAAATCCGAAGATGAGGGGATACCGTTCACCCGACAGGATGCCGTTCCTGTCACTCCTGAAACAGATGCCGACTCTGGACAGGATGAAATATCATCTTCGGATATTGACTATCGCAACGCCATTGCCAACAAGTACTTGCAGCGCAGGGGAAAAGGACTACACATTACAGCAGCCGACGAAACGAGCATTGATGAATTGCTAGCTGCTAGTGTACCGCTTCAAACCGCCTTGGACGGAATTGATCAATCCTTTGACAAATTTAAACCTAAGCATAAGCGCGATGGGATACGGAGTCTGAGTTATTGTGCGACAATTATTTTCTCCTTGCATGCATTGCGAGAAGTTGATAGCAAGAGCAAAGAGGATGAAACGCCACTGGATGAGGTGGAACCGGAAATAGAAGTCCCAACAAGCGAATATACCCAAGTGGACATTCAGAACATGCTTGTAAAATTGAGGGCTAAACAGGGAGGTTGA
- a CDS encoding aminotransferase class I/II-fold pyridoxal phosphate-dependent enzyme codes for MVVFSPEIQQIQETVEHKIQERIQHIDHIVDANQWKVIQAFQRKQVSDFHFAGSTGYAYNDRGREVLEEVYADVFGAEAALVRPHFASGTHTIATALFGVLRPGDELLYITGRPYDTLHKVIGKPGDGTGSLQDFGVTYGETALTAEGKVDWKAVESAIHDNTKVIGIQRSRGYDWRASFSVADIEEMTARVKKIKPDVIVFVDNCYGEFTEKLEPTQVGVDLMAGSLIKNPGGGIAETGGYICGKHQYVELASYRLTAPGIGGEVGAMLGTTRGIYQGLFLAPTLVGQAVKGSIFAAAVFEEMGFETKPAWHEERTDLIQAISFSGAEHLIAFVQGIQRAAAVDSHVVPEPWDMPGYEHPVIMAAGTFIQGGSLELSADAPIREPYIGYMQGGLTYSHVKYGVLMALQTMKERKLL; via the coding sequence ATGGTAGTTTTTAGTCCGGAAATTCAGCAAATTCAGGAAACGGTAGAACATAAAATACAAGAACGTATACAGCACATAGATCATATTGTAGATGCAAATCAGTGGAAGGTCATTCAGGCCTTCCAGCGCAAGCAAGTGAGCGATTTTCATTTTGCAGGTTCAACGGGATATGCTTACAATGACCGGGGGCGTGAAGTGCTGGAAGAAGTCTATGCAGATGTGTTCGGTGCGGAGGCAGCGTTGGTGCGTCCGCATTTTGCCTCGGGAACGCATACCATCGCCACGGCTTTATTTGGTGTGCTGCGACCAGGGGATGAGTTGTTATACATTACAGGGCGACCATATGATACCTTACACAAAGTGATTGGTAAGCCCGGCGACGGAACAGGATCATTGCAGGACTTTGGTGTTACTTATGGAGAGACAGCGCTGACAGCAGAAGGTAAAGTGGACTGGAAAGCGGTGGAGTCCGCAATCCATGACAATACCAAAGTGATTGGTATCCAGCGCTCACGCGGCTATGATTGGAGAGCTTCCTTTAGTGTGGCAGATATTGAAGAAATGACGGCACGAGTGAAAAAGATAAAGCCTGACGTAATTGTCTTTGTAGACAATTGCTACGGGGAATTTACTGAGAAGCTGGAACCTACTCAGGTCGGTGTTGATTTGATGGCAGGTTCGTTGATTAAAAATCCCGGTGGTGGCATTGCAGAAACGGGTGGATATATCTGCGGCAAACATCAATATGTAGAGCTGGCATCCTACCGATTAACAGCACCCGGTATCGGGGGAGAAGTAGGAGCGATGCTAGGTACTACACGAGGCATATACCAGGGACTATTCCTTGCTCCTACATTGGTGGGGCAAGCGGTTAAAGGAAGTATATTCGCAGCTGCAGTCTTTGAGGAAATGGGTTTTGAGACCAAACCGGCCTGGCATGAAGAGCGTACGGATTTGATTCAGGCCATTTCTTTTAGCGGAGCAGAACATCTAATTGCTTTTGTACAGGGCATTCAGCGCGCAGCCGCCGTGGATAGCCATGTGGTGCCAGAGCCGTGGGATATGCCGGGTTATGAGCATCCGGTTATTATGGCAGCAGGTACATTCATACAAGGTGGAAGTTTGGAATTATCCGCAGATGCTCCGATTCGAGAGCCTTATATTGGTTACATGCAAGGGGGCTTAACCTACTCTCATGTCAAATATGGAGTACTTATGGCTCTGCAAACGATGAAAGAACGTAAATTATTGTGA
- a CDS encoding AAA family ATPase — MNGRGIAAGKRSEERPSRQINVVLRSPEPIASVTVDETEAVASTKSQALPQYLSLYQEIQKELDHLVGLDNIKELVFEVYAFLQIAHMRTDAGLLSNAHVYHMIFKGNPGTGKTTVARIIAKMLQKMGVLSKGHLIEVERADLVGEYIGHTAQKTRDLVKKSLGGVLFIDEAYSLARGGEKDFGKEAIDTLVKAMEDQKNQFILILAGYSGEMDFFLRTNPGLPSRFPIQLDFPDYTVDQLIQISELMAKERDYILMPQSILKMKEHLLNERNDSLHAFSNARYVRNVIEKAIRHQAVRLLNQYRSGQPGKQELMTLRPEDLKMDKR; from the coding sequence ATGAACGGACGGGGAATCGCCGCGGGCAAGCGGTCGGAGGAGAGACCTTCCAGACAAATCAATGTCGTCCTGCGTAGCCCGGAGCCGATCGCTTCGGTGACTGTGGACGAGACGGAAGCAGTGGCTTCGACCAAGTCGCAGGCGCTACCACAGTATCTCAGTCTTTATCAGGAAATTCAGAAAGAACTCGATCATCTCGTCGGCTTGGATAACATCAAAGAGCTGGTATTTGAGGTATATGCCTTTTTACAAATCGCCCACATGCGCACTGATGCAGGTCTGTTGAGCAACGCACACGTATATCACATGATTTTCAAAGGAAATCCAGGTACGGGGAAAACGACAGTAGCCCGCATTATCGCTAAAATGCTGCAAAAAATGGGGGTGCTGAGTAAGGGCCATCTGATTGAGGTGGAGAGGGCTGATTTGGTAGGTGAGTATATCGGCCACACTGCACAAAAAACGCGGGACCTGGTAAAGAAATCTCTTGGCGGCGTGCTGTTCATTGATGAGGCTTACAGTTTAGCACGCGGAGGGGAAAAGGATTTTGGAAAAGAAGCGATTGATACCCTGGTAAAGGCCATGGAAGACCAAAAAAATCAATTTATTTTGATCCTCGCAGGGTATTCGGGAGAAATGGACTTTTTTTTACGGACAAATCCTGGTCTTCCTTCTCGTTTTCCAATCCAGTTGGATTTTCCTGACTACACTGTGGATCAGCTCATTCAAATTTCGGAATTGATGGCTAAGGAAAGGGATTATATTCTCATGCCTCAGTCTATACTCAAAATGAAGGAGCATTTGCTAAATGAGCGAAATGACAGTCTCCATGCATTTAGTAATGCACGTTATGTTCGTAATGTGATTGAAAAAGCGATTCGACACCAAGCTGTCAGGCTGCTTAATCAGTACAGGAGCGGGCAACCCGGTAAGCAGGAGTTGATGACGTTGCGACCAGAGGATTTGAAAATGGACAAAAGATAG
- a CDS encoding YdcF family protein, which yields MKFLQWIKSTGPQLHEPKSRQSRNGKIFMVSKRFILGLMIFILVGFVWAGIRVWNMNTAASTNPLQHAQIGIVLGASMWGAEPSPGLKERLEEALWLYRNGTVQRLIVSGGLDQPDFPYTEAEGMQRYLVDRGVPVQHILLENQATSTYENLLYSQRIMKEYDWNSTVIITHSYHGPRAMEIAQFLNFDHPQMALTESKVLNMPIHQSREVLAYAKWTLQRWWISAQTWIA from the coding sequence GTGAAATTTTTGCAGTGGATTAAAAGCACTGGGCCCCAACTTCATGAGCCAAAAAGCAGGCAAAGTCGCAATGGGAAAATATTTATGGTATCGAAGCGTTTCATACTTGGTTTGATGATTTTCATTTTGGTCGGATTCGTATGGGCAGGTATCCGAGTATGGAATATGAATACAGCTGCCTCTACCAATCCACTCCAGCATGCACAAATTGGTATCGTACTAGGTGCCTCTATGTGGGGAGCTGAACCCAGTCCTGGTTTAAAAGAAAGATTAGAAGAAGCCTTGTGGTTATATCGCAACGGGACGGTGCAGCGACTAATTGTAAGTGGAGGACTGGATCAACCTGATTTTCCGTACACGGAGGCCGAGGGGATGCAACGCTACTTGGTAGATAGAGGAGTTCCTGTACAGCATATTCTATTAGAAAACCAGGCGACCAGTACTTACGAAAATCTGCTCTACAGCCAGCGTATCATGAAGGAATATGACTGGAACTCCACCGTAATCATCACACATAGCTATCATGGACCTCGGGCGATGGAGATTGCTCAATTTTTGAATTTTGATCATCCTCAGATGGCTCTGACCGAATCCAAAGTGCTGAATATGCCAATCCATCAATCAAGAGAAGTGTTGGCTTACGCTAAATGGACGCTGCAACGGTGGTGGATCAGTGCTCAAACTTGGATTGCCTGA
- a CDS encoding site-specific integrase, with amino-acid sequence MANFKRLKSGWRYRLKYTDPFTQQQKEKSERGFRTKPEAELAAAEFLKRIKQGYEQIDMPLVDYIESWIINYKKGDVRKNTLKQHMNNLKTHIKPYFKQLMIKDLKPDMYQKFLDACLEKGLSRRTVEIINSTVYSALELAVIQGKLERNPCIGSIIKGERKQKTIDFIDSEDIPRFLYTARGYGYIYWIFFKVLLETGMRKGEAAALKWSDINFKEKKIHINETLDFQPDNEDELFGETKTFKSKRTISVSTSLINDLKYHASWQNQNKINLGETMYRHDLNLVLCRNDGRPMPKSTLFNAFKRILKRASLDGVLRIHSLRHTYAVLMLEAGADIKFVQEQLGHGSVQITSDVYAHISKKLEKRNIDRYEEYTSKILDSNNFKSGDIWGTPQKN; translated from the coding sequence ATGGCAAACTTTAAAAGATTAAAGAGTGGTTGGCGGTATCGGTTAAAGTACACCGATCCGTTTACACAGCAACAAAAGGAGAAGTCAGAACGGGGATTCCGTACAAAACCGGAAGCAGAGTTAGCTGCAGCAGAATTTTTAAAGAGAATAAAACAAGGTTACGAACAGATTGACATGCCTCTCGTCGATTATATAGAAAGTTGGATCATCAACTATAAAAAAGGAGATGTTAGAAAAAACACACTTAAACAACATATGAACAATCTAAAAACACACATTAAGCCTTATTTTAAACAATTAATGATAAAAGATTTAAAACCAGATATGTACCAAAAATTTTTAGATGCTTGTTTAGAAAAAGGCTTAAGCCGAAGAACAGTCGAAATAATTAACTCAACAGTTTACAGTGCTTTAGAACTCGCAGTAATTCAAGGAAAGTTAGAACGTAATCCTTGCATAGGATCAATTATTAAGGGAGAGAGGAAACAAAAAACTATTGATTTCATTGATTCTGAGGATATTCCTCGTTTTCTTTATACAGCAAGAGGATATGGTTATATATACTGGATATTTTTCAAAGTGCTGTTGGAGACTGGCATGCGTAAAGGTGAAGCCGCTGCTTTAAAGTGGTCTGATATTAATTTTAAGGAGAAAAAAATTCACATTAATGAAACTTTGGATTTCCAACCTGATAACGAGGACGAGCTATTCGGGGAAACAAAAACATTCAAATCAAAACGAACAATCAGTGTAAGTACATCTCTAATCAACGATCTAAAGTATCATGCTAGTTGGCAGAACCAGAATAAAATTAATCTCGGAGAAACAATGTACCGACATGATTTAAATCTCGTTCTATGTAGAAATGACGGACGTCCTATGCCGAAGTCAACACTATTTAACGCATTTAAGCGTATCTTGAAGCGCGCTAGTCTCGATGGAGTTTTACGTATCCATTCTCTTCGTCACACTTACGCAGTGCTCATGCTTGAAGCTGGAGCCGATATAAAGTTTGTCCAGGAGCAGCTTGGTCATGGTAGTGTGCAGATTACATCTGATGTATACGCACACATTTCTAAAAAGTTAGAGAAACGTAACATAGACAGATATGAGGAATACACAAGCAAAATTCTCGACTCAAACAATTTTAAGTCGGGGGACATTTGGGGGACACCCCAGAAGAATTAA
- the hflX gene encoding GTPase HflX — translation MANSTHDTQTEMQDKAVLVSLITDEVKRSGINTEYSLEELVKLAETAGVEVLSVLTQNRESKDSKWFIGKGKVDELRAVAEELGANTAIFDQELSGAQVRNLEESLDLKIIDRTQLILDIFAQRAKTREGIIQVELAQLSYLLPRLSGHGKNLSRLGGGIGTRGPGESKLETDRRHIRDRISDLKRQLEEVTRHRYLHRERRQKAGIVQVALVGYTNAGKSTLLKQLTAADVYIENQLFATLDPTSRTMELPSGKEVILTDTVGFIQNLPHDLVASFRATLEEANEAHLILHVVDASSDMRDEQMKVVESILQQLGAADKPQIVLFNKKDACTPEQLEMLPSGEGYLKISAFDEADLLRIRELVQEHLSGDTLRFRIPAERGDLTSVLYRIGDVLLTEYDGNDVIYEVEIQRGEYEKYGHALSEFTES, via the coding sequence ATGGCGAACTCCACTCATGATACACAAACCGAAATGCAGGATAAGGCGGTACTGGTCAGTCTAATTACGGATGAAGTCAAACGATCTGGCATCAATACAGAATATTCGTTGGAAGAACTGGTGAAGCTGGCTGAAACAGCGGGAGTTGAAGTCCTAAGCGTCCTCACACAAAATAGGGAATCCAAAGACTCAAAATGGTTTATTGGCAAAGGAAAAGTAGATGAATTGCGTGCAGTTGCTGAAGAATTGGGAGCGAATACAGCTATTTTTGATCAGGAGCTCTCGGGAGCTCAAGTACGAAATCTGGAAGAGAGCCTGGATCTCAAAATAATTGACCGAACACAGTTAATTCTGGACATATTTGCTCAGCGTGCAAAAACACGGGAAGGTATTATCCAGGTTGAACTGGCGCAGTTGTCATACTTACTCCCTCGACTGTCTGGACACGGTAAAAACCTTTCACGGCTCGGTGGCGGAATCGGAACACGTGGTCCTGGTGAAAGCAAGCTCGAGACGGACCGTCGTCACATTCGTGACCGAATTAGTGATCTGAAACGCCAACTTGAGGAAGTGACGCGTCATCGGTATTTACACAGGGAGCGCAGACAAAAGGCTGGCATCGTTCAGGTGGCACTTGTTGGCTATACGAATGCCGGGAAATCAACACTGTTGAAGCAACTGACAGCTGCCGATGTATATATTGAGAACCAACTGTTTGCAACGCTCGACCCTACCTCCAGAACAATGGAATTGCCGAGTGGCAAAGAAGTTATTCTCACAGATACAGTAGGATTTATTCAAAATCTGCCTCATGATTTGGTAGCCTCTTTCCGGGCCACTTTGGAAGAGGCCAATGAGGCCCATCTCATTTTACATGTCGTGGACGCCTCTTCAGACATGCGTGACGAACAAATGAAAGTTGTAGAGTCAATTCTGCAACAGCTTGGGGCTGCGGACAAGCCTCAGATTGTATTGTTTAACAAAAAAGATGCTTGCACCCCTGAACAATTGGAAATGCTTCCTTCCGGGGAAGGCTATTTGAAAATCAGTGCATTTGATGAAGCGGATTTGCTACGCATTCGCGAACTGGTTCAGGAGCATCTGAGCGGTGACACACTGAGATTCCGTATTCCTGCGGAACGTGGGGATTTAACATCTGTGCTTTATCGAATTGGAGATGTACTGCTGACAGAGTATGATGGCAATGATGTCATTTATGAGGTAGAAATTCAAAGAGGCGAATACGAAAAGTATGGTCATGCTCTCAGTGAGTTCACAGAAAGTTAA
- a CDS encoding MerR family transcriptional regulator, translating to MGDEIRRNMALFPIGIVMKLTDLSARQIRYYEQHNLIVPARTSGNQRLFSFNDVERLLEIKALIEKGVNIAGIKQVMNPVTKESEEATVITADTEVKRREMSDTQLHRLLKQQLVAGKRPGQVSLIQGELSRFFNKR from the coding sequence ATGGGCGACGAAATTCGCAGAAATATGGCCTTGTTTCCAATAGGTATTGTCATGAAGCTAACGGACTTGTCAGCACGTCAGATTCGTTATTATGAGCAGCATAATTTGATAGTTCCTGCCCGTACATCAGGTAACCAACGACTTTTTTCATTTAATGATGTAGAGCGTCTGCTCGAAATTAAGGCGTTGATCGAGAAGGGTGTAAACATTGCAGGAATTAAACAAGTCATGAATCCGGTTACCAAGGAATCGGAGGAAGCTACAGTTATTACTGCAGATACGGAAGTCAAACGCCGTGAAATGTCCGACACTCAGCTTCATCGTTTGTTGAAGCAACAACTTGTTGCAGGCAAAAGACCAGGACAGGTATCTTTGATCCAAGGCGAATTATCACGGTTTTTCAACAAAAGATAA
- the glnA gene encoding type I glutamate--ammonia ligase, with amino-acid sequence MSYTREDIIRIAKEENVRFIRLQFTDLLGTIKNVEIPVSQLEKALDNKMMFDGSSIEGYVRIEESDMYLYPDLDTWVVFPWVTSDRVARLICDIYKPDGSPFAGDPRGILKRVLKEAEEMGYTSMNVGPEPEFFLFKTDEKGDPTTELNDQGGYFDLAPMDLGENCRREIVLKLEEMGFEIEASHHEVAPGQHEIDFKYADAVKAADQIQTFKLVVKTIARQHGLHATFMPKPLFGVNGSGMHCNQSLFKDNENVFYDETDELGLSQTARHYMAGILKHARAMAAITNPTVNSYKRLVPGYEAPCYVAWSASNRSPMIRIPASRGLSTRVEVRNPDPAANPYLALAVMLRAGLDGIKRQMALPAPIDRNIYVMSEEERIEEGIPSLPADLKEALSELIRSEVISDALGDHALAYFYELKEIEWDMYRTQVHQWERDQYLTLY; translated from the coding sequence GTGAGTTATACCAGAGAAGATATCATTAGGATTGCGAAAGAAGAAAATGTTCGTTTTATTCGTTTGCAGTTTACAGATTTGCTGGGCACCATTAAGAACGTTGAAATTCCTGTTAGCCAGCTGGAAAAAGCTTTGGATAACAAAATGATGTTTGACGGTTCTTCCATAGAAGGCTATGTACGTATCGAAGAATCTGACATGTACTTATATCCAGATTTGGACACTTGGGTTGTATTCCCATGGGTAACCTCAGATCGTGTAGCTCGTTTGATCTGCGATATTTACAAGCCAGACGGCTCTCCATTTGCAGGTGACCCGCGGGGGATCTTGAAACGTGTACTTAAGGAAGCTGAAGAAATGGGATACACTTCGATGAATGTCGGACCAGAACCTGAATTCTTCTTGTTCAAAACCGATGAAAAAGGCGATCCAACCACAGAACTGAATGACCAAGGCGGATATTTTGACCTGGCTCCAATGGATCTGGGTGAGAACTGCCGTCGTGAAATTGTTCTTAAGCTTGAAGAGATGGGCTTCGAAATTGAAGCATCCCACCATGAGGTCGCACCTGGTCAGCATGAGATTGACTTTAAATATGCAGATGCAGTTAAAGCTGCCGATCAGATTCAAACGTTCAAGCTCGTTGTTAAGACCATTGCTCGTCAGCATGGTTTGCATGCAACCTTTATGCCAAAACCTTTGTTCGGCGTGAATGGTTCCGGTATGCACTGCAACCAATCGTTGTTTAAGGACAATGAAAACGTATTTTATGATGAGACGGATGAACTCGGATTAAGCCAGACAGCTCGCCACTATATGGCAGGTATTCTTAAACATGCACGTGCAATGGCAGCGATCACGAATCCAACAGTAAATTCCTACAAACGTCTCGTACCAGGTTATGAAGCGCCTTGTTATGTTGCTTGGTCTGCAAGCAATCGGAGTCCGATGATTCGGATCCCCGCATCTCGTGGCCTGAGCACTCGCGTCGAAGTTCGGAACCCTGACCCGGCAGCGAATCCTTATCTAGCCTTGGCTGTAATGCTGAGAGCAGGTTTGGATGGTATCAAACGTCAGATGGCTTTGCCAGCCCCAATCGATCGCAACATCTACGTGATGTCCGAGGAAGAGCGAATTGAAGAAGGCATTCCTAGTCTGCCTGCAGACCTGAAAGAAGCTCTGTCTGAGCTTATTCGGAGCGAGGTGATCTCTGACGCACTGGGTGATCATGCTCTGGCTTACTTCTATGAGCTTAAGGAAATTGAATGGGATATGTACAGAACACAGGTTCACCAGTGGGAACGTGATCAATATCTGACGCTTTATTAA